GCATGGAAGAACAAGCCCTTCCGTGAATTGCGTGACATTGAACAGCCATATTGGGAAAGCCCGAGAGATCAAGAACAATTTACTGATCGTCTCCCAAGAAACTCCGTTGATGAATTCACATATCGGGGGATTGATTTTGAACCAATCTTCAATCGCTCGGGAAGCGCCCTTAAGGGGGTTTTATTTCGGCCCCTATTAACAGCCAGATCATCCGAGGTATTGCGCCTCTGCATGGAAGGAATTGATGCTATTCATTACTGGCAATGCAGCAATCGCATCATCCCTCTCATTCTTCCAATCAATGTATCTGATCTAAAGATTGCATCATGTGTTGATGGACTATGCGATCTGATCTTAAATTCAAGGCTACCCATTGGCCTGATTAATATCGGCTTTACACATCATCAAGAGATCGATAACGAATTAATTTCGGCCATCACAAAGCTAAGGCGCTTGGGAGTGTTATTTCATGCTCTTCAGTTTGATGGAAATCCCAATACCATCAAATTAATTAGCCAATTTCAGTTTGAGGCTGTTCATTTTGATGTGTCGCACATCCGCGAGACGAACTCGTCGACTGGCGCGCAACTGATTGACCAAATCCACTTATTTAAGAAGTGGTCTTGCAAAACCTATTTCAGTAACGTAACTTTTGTCCGTGATAACGAACTTGCTTATCAACTCGGTATCGATTATTGCTATGGCAGCCTCATGCTCTCACCCGTAAATCGGCATCAAATTATTCATATTCAAGATAGTCGAATTGGTAAGGCACTTTTTTCTATTCAAACATCAAAATAACTTTAACCACAAGGAGACCTGTAATGCGTAATAAAGTGATGTTGATTGATGATCATCCCGCCATGTTGATGGCACTGAAATCCATGCTGTTAAACCAAGTGCCGTTTGAAGTGGTGGCCCAAGCCCAAAGCGGCGAAGAGTGCCTCAGTGTTTTAAAAAATGTCCAACCCGACATTGTGATTCTTGATTTGGATATGCCCAAAACCGATGGCTTTGATGTCATCCGAAAAATTGGAATCTCTTACCCCAACATTCGGATCCTAATCCTATCGAGCCTCGACGAGCAAGTGTATGGAGGACGAGTACGCTCTTTAGGTGCCCATGGCTTTGTGAACAAAACAGCTAGCGCCAATATTATTTTGGCAGCTTGCGTTGCCGTTTCACAAGGTTACACCTTCTTTTCAACAGGACGCAATGGCCATGCAGCCCTATCCGATAGCGAAAAGATGGCGTCTATTTCTGACCGAGAATTACAAGTCATGAAATACCTGGGTAAAGGAAAATCCAATGCAGAAATATCGGACCACCTCAATATCAGCAGCAAAACGGTTGCAACTTACAAGCATCGTTTATTTGATAAGTTAGGGATTTCCAATATCGCTGATCTAGTTCTGTTTTGCCGTAATAACCACATTATTGAAGGCTAAGATTGGGGCGAAGCGCGATGCATTCTTTGTTAGGGTGGCTATTCGGTCTAAGCATCGCGCTTTGCTTCCAATGCGCTCACGCCCAAGGAGGCTTTCCCCAATTTACCCAAGCAGAACAAGAATGGATCAAAGCCCATCCAATCGTTCAATTTAGCATTCATGAGAAGTATCGCCCCTACTGGGATGGCGGCATTTATCCCAAACTACTATCAAAGTTAAAAGATTGTTCAGGCCTCGAATTTTCACCAAAGTGGCGCAGCTCTGATGAGGCTGGCATTCATCAAATTCGTAATGGCGAAGTAAGCCTTGTGATTGATCCCAATCGGCAACTAGAATCAGCAGTTCTTGGCCGACTTACAGAACCAATTTTTTGGGGACACGATGTGATGATAGCAATGCAATCTAACATCACATCCTCAACGAACCCCAGGATTGAAAAGACCATCTTTTTTGATCGTGGCTATGACTTCTCGGAGCCAATAAAAGAAGCGCGCCTTATCAATTCACCAGAATTGATCGCTCAACAGTTATTGGCTGGGGAGGCGCACTTTGCAGTGATGCCACTACGCATGGCGATGCATCTTAGCGAACAACTCAATCTTCAAAAAATACAAATTCGGCCTTTAGGCCACCAACCATTTGCTTATCGCTGGCTGATTGCAGAGCAAGATCGCATCCTAAACTCAATTGTTCAAAAATCACTACATGAAGCGGATCCTTTTTTCATGGGTGAACTATTAGCGATGCCATCCTTAACATCCAATCGATCGGGGTATCGATCAAACTGGCTCTGGTTTGGTATTGCTAGCTCTTTTGCATTCATTGCATTTCTGGTTGGCCACCATATTTGGCAACGTAAGAGGCAATTCCGAACAGAATCCGACCTATTAAGCATTGCTCAAGAAGCAAAAGATGCCAGTGATGCTAAATCTGCATTTTTGGCAACGGTTAGCCATGAAATTCGTACACCGATGAATGCGGTCATTGGTGCTCAGGAACTGTTACTAAAAAATAGTTCATTAAATCAGCATCAACGCGAGTTATTGCAAAGTGCCCACGTGTCGGCGGCTTCGTTATTAGGAATGCTCAATCAAGTACTCGACATGGCAAAAATTGAAGCGGGTAAATTTACCGTTGAGCATGAGCCAGTCGATTTAAAGCAAATTCTTTCTGAAATTAATCAAACTTTCTTTGGATATGCCAAGAATAAAGGGCTTCATCTAGCGAGCTTTATTGATCCGAATATTGCCGATGTATTACTGCTTGATCCCTTGCGTATTCGTCAAATTCTTCACAATCTCCTGAGTAATGCGATTAAATTTACCGAGCACGGCCTCGTATTTTTTGAAGTTCGGATATTGGCCAATGACCATGCAGGCCAATTGTTGGAGTTTCGGGTGATTGACCAAGGCATTGGAATGACGAAAGAGGACATTGAGCGGGTACAGATGCCCTTTGAGCAAGCTCGTTCCCACCTGTCAACGAACAGCGAGTCTGGCTCGGGCACTGGGCTTGGACTGAGCATTACCAATCATCTCATTGGATTAATGCAGAGCCAATTGATCATAGAGAGCGCACCCAATTTGGGAACGAGTATTCATTTTGTCGTGGCGTTTTCTAGAACCTGTCACCCGATTGAAAACGTGCAACGCTCCCAGAATTTATCAGGCCACCCTTTGCTTAAAAATCGTCGTGCGCTGATTGTTGAGGATCATCCAGCTAGCCGACATATCCTTTATTTGCAATTGCAAACTCTTGGTATTCAAGTTGATCAGTGCGCCAATGCTACCGAAGCGCTCGAATGTCTGCATGAGGATTCCTATGACATGATCCTCACAGATCACTCAATGCCTGGAATGCATGGTACGGATTTAGCTCGCACCATTCGATCGATGGGTTATCACGATATTGTGATTATTGGTATTACAGCGGATATTTATGCTCAGACCTCGCAGGACAAACTGATGCAATCAGGTATGAATGGCGTTCTGATTAAACCAATCCGCTTAGAGTGCCTTGAGTCTGCACTATTAAAACATTTACATCAACGTCCCACCAGAACACCGATTAACCTATCAGACGCGTCTCTACCAATGAATCACTTGATTCTGGAGGAGATATATAAAGTTCAACTCGAATCACTGCAGTTGCTTCAAGAGAAGGTTGATCGTAGCTCACTAATGAGCTTGATTCATAAAATCAAAGGGGGAGCATTACTCAGTGAAGATCAATTACTTTATGACCAATGCGTTCATTTAGAAAAATCAGAGGCTGAGCTATCGGTACTTCTGCAATCCTTCCAAGAAAGTCTTACTGCTAGCAATCATCGCCTAGACAAACAGATCAACGCGCCTCGATAATCCAAACAAGCTCATCCGTTGATCTAGGTCTTTTAGCATCAGGGTTAGCGTTTATTCACTGCGTCTTTAAAGGACTTGCCAGCAGAAAATTTGACCGTCTTAGAGGCTGCAATCTTGATTGGTTCGCCGGTCTTTGGGTTACGCCCCATTCGGGCTGCGCGTGAACCCAAGGAAAAGCTTCCAAAGCCCACCAATTGCATCGTATTTCCTTTGGCAACGCTCGCCTTGATCGCATCGAGAGCTAAATTAAGAACCTCCTCTGCTTTGGTTTTACTTAAATCCGCTCCATCTGCAATCACATCCACTAAGTCTGCTTTTGTCATGATCAATTTCCTTTAATTGGGTGTTATTTGTCGAGAAGCGGATTGCCATGAATTGGCTAAACTGGATCTCCACGTTTATCCTAGCAAAGATATGTAGAAAATCTGTAAATACTTTTAGACAAAGTAAAAAAATAATGGGATTTATGAACTTTAGTCGGCTAAGTCGTATTTTTTTAACTCGGGATCTAGGGTTAGTACTAGCACTTTTTTGCCTCACCCCATTATTTGGTCATAGTGCTGCAGCGCAATCATCACTGCCCATGGGCATTGAACAGGCCATTAAACGCAGTGGGATCCCAAAAGATTCGATCAGCATTGCGGTCAGCGAAATCCCCTCGTCAGCCAATCCAAAACCCGAGTCCCGCACGATCTTGAACTGGCGGGATGAAGTGGCCATGAACCCAGCCTCGACTATTAAATTACTCACCACCTTGGTTGCCCTCGATATTTTGGGGCCAAAGTACCGATGGAAAACCGAACTTCTCACCGATGGTGCGATCAAAAATGGAACCTTAAAAGGAAACATCTATTTTGTAGGCCATGGCGATCCCAAATGGATTCCGGAGGAGCTTGATCGTTTAACGAAACAATTGCGTGCTCTTGGTATCCAACGCATTGATGGCAATTTAGTCTTTGACCGAAGCGCGTATGCCAAGCAAGTGATGGAAGAGGTCACGATTGATGGCGAAACCTTACGTGCCTATAACGTTCCACCAGATCCGTTGTTGTATGCCTTTCGCACCCTCTCCTTTCAAATTAATCCAAATAAAAATGGTGATGGCTTTCAGATTAGTTATACCCCGAAGTTAGCCCGCCTTTCGATCCAAAATGATATTTTGATGAGCTCGGCTCCATGCGATGGGGCAAAGCGTAATCTCCGCCTTGAGATGGTTCCCAACCCATTGGAGCTTGCAAGTTCCCAAGTAAAGAATAAATCGGCAATCCAGTGGCAAGCTATTTTTACTGGCGAGCTAGCTCAGAACTGTCAAGGCGTTACATTCAATGTTGTCAAGTTTGATCCCGATACCTTTTTAACCCTGGGATTTACAGCGGCGTGGGAAGAAGCGGGGGGGCTTTGGGTTCGACCACCTCGCGGCCAAGCTGGATCGGTTCCTGTGTATGCCCGCCCCCTATTAAGTGTTGAAGGTTTAAGCCTTTTGGAGGCTGCGAAAGATATTAATAAGTTCTCAAACAATGTAATGGCCCGACAGGTTTTTTTGACGCTCGCCCTTGAAAAAATTGGTAAGCCTGCTGATATTGAATCGGCCAAAGGTGTGGTGCAAGCTTGGCTGAACCAGCGCGGATTGGATTTTCCGGAGCTCGTGATTGAGAATGGTTCGGGCCTATCCCGT
This DNA window, taken from Polynucleobacter sp. HIN5, encodes the following:
- a CDS encoding response regulator transcription factor, which encodes MRNKVMLIDDHPAMLMALKSMLLNQVPFEVVAQAQSGEECLSVLKNVQPDIVILDLDMPKTDGFDVIRKIGISYPNIRILILSSLDEQVYGGRVRSLGAHGFVNKTASANIILAACVAVSQGYTFFSTGRNGHAALSDSEKMASISDRELQVMKYLGKGKSNAEISDHLNISSKTVATYKHRLFDKLGISNIADLVLFCRNNHIIEG
- a CDS encoding diguanylate phosphodiesterase, whose product is MSPKSRLYNLVMAWKNKPFRELRDIEQPYWESPRDQEQFTDRLPRNSVDEFTYRGIDFEPIFNRSGSALKGVLFRPLLTARSSEVLRLCMEGIDAIHYWQCSNRIIPLILPINVSDLKIASCVDGLCDLILNSRLPIGLINIGFTHHQEIDNELISAITKLRRLGVLFHALQFDGNPNTIKLISQFQFEAVHFDVSHIRETNSSTGAQLIDQIHLFKKWSCKTYFSNVTFVRDNELAYQLGIDYCYGSLMLSPVNRHQIIHIQDSRIGKALFSIQTSK
- the dacB gene encoding D-alanyl-D-alanine carboxypeptidase/D-alanyl-D-alanine endopeptidase, translated to MNFSRLSRIFLTRDLGLVLALFCLTPLFGHSAAAQSSLPMGIEQAIKRSGIPKDSISIAVSEIPSSANPKPESRTILNWRDEVAMNPASTIKLLTTLVALDILGPKYRWKTELLTDGAIKNGTLKGNIYFVGHGDPKWIPEELDRLTKQLRALGIQRIDGNLVFDRSAYAKQVMEEVTIDGETLRAYNVPPDPLLYAFRTLSFQINPNKNGDGFQISYTPKLARLSIQNDILMSSAPCDGAKRNLRLEMVPNPLELASSQVKNKSAIQWQAIFTGELAQNCQGVTFNVVKFDPDTFLTLGFTAAWEEAGGLWVRPPRGQAGSVPVYARPLLSVEGLSLLEAAKDINKFSNNVMARQVFLTLALEKIGKPADIESAKGVVQAWLNQRGLDFPELVIENGSGLSRNEAISARNLNSLLISAQNLPIAETFTATLPAAGSEGTMRNRLITQLRKFLHLKKKPEARIKTGSLNNVRTISGYVFSKSGRIYAVTSFINDPKANRGQEVHDQLLTWLLEDGPDPKDAR
- a CDS encoding HU family DNA-binding protein, coding for MTKADLVDVIADGADLSKTKAEEVLNLALDAIKASVAKGNTMQLVGFGSFSLGSRAARMGRNPKTGEPIKIAASKTVKFSAGKSFKDAVNKR
- a CDS encoding response regulator, translating into MHSLLGWLFGLSIALCFQCAHAQGGFPQFTQAEQEWIKAHPIVQFSIHEKYRPYWDGGIYPKLLSKLKDCSGLEFSPKWRSSDEAGIHQIRNGEVSLVIDPNRQLESAVLGRLTEPIFWGHDVMIAMQSNITSSTNPRIEKTIFFDRGYDFSEPIKEARLINSPELIAQQLLAGEAHFAVMPLRMAMHLSEQLNLQKIQIRPLGHQPFAYRWLIAEQDRILNSIVQKSLHEADPFFMGELLAMPSLTSNRSGYRSNWLWFGIASSFAFIAFLVGHHIWQRKRQFRTESDLLSIAQEAKDASDAKSAFLATVSHEIRTPMNAVIGAQELLLKNSSLNQHQRELLQSAHVSAASLLGMLNQVLDMAKIEAGKFTVEHEPVDLKQILSEINQTFFGYAKNKGLHLASFIDPNIADVLLLDPLRIRQILHNLLSNAIKFTEHGLVFFEVRILANDHAGQLLEFRVIDQGIGMTKEDIERVQMPFEQARSHLSTNSESGSGTGLGLSITNHLIGLMQSQLIIESAPNLGTSIHFVVAFSRTCHPIENVQRSQNLSGHPLLKNRRALIVEDHPASRHILYLQLQTLGIQVDQCANATEALECLHEDSYDMILTDHSMPGMHGTDLARTIRSMGYHDIVIIGITADIYAQTSQDKLMQSGMNGVLIKPIRLECLESALLKHLHQRPTRTPINLSDASLPMNHLILEEIYKVQLESLQLLQEKVDRSSLMSLIHKIKGGALLSEDQLLYDQCVHLEKSEAELSVLLQSFQESLTASNHRLDKQINAPR